In Candidatus Bathyarchaeia archaeon, the following are encoded in one genomic region:
- a CDS encoding hydrogenase/urease maturation nickel metallochaperone HypA: MQFEVDSLGMHEYALMKDVVESILKEAEKYNAKKVTEVQLALGKFLLIGLEEARFAYEALVKGTLMENSDLRIEEVDPKVKCTSCGYLGNVEVGGVSHTSLPAPVTCPRCGGRVQILEGKECIIKSFKFETE, translated from the coding sequence TTGCAGTTTGAGGTGGATTCTCTAGGAATGCACGAGTATGCCCTCATGAAGGATGTTGTTGAGAGCATCCTAAAAGAAGCCGAGAAATATAATGCCAAGAAGGTAACAGAAGTTCAGTTAGCACTGGGAAAGTTTCTCTTAATAGGTTTGGAGGAAGCGAGATTCGCTTATGAGGCTCTGGTTAAAGGCACGCTTATGGAGAACTCAGATCTCCGCATTGAAGAAGTAGACCCCAAGGTGAAATGTACGAGTTGCGGGTACTTGGGCAATGTGGAAGTAGGTGGCGTCAGTCACACCAGTCTCCCAGCCCCGGTCACCTGCCCAAGATGCGGTGGGCGTGTTCAAATCCTCGAAGGCAAGGAGTGTATTATCAAGAGCTTCAAGTTTGAGACAGAATGA
- a CDS encoding HypC/HybG/HupF family hydrogenase formation chaperone: MNVKEMCIAVPARILEKKGELAKVDFGGVTREINISLVDVNVGEYVIVHAGFAIQVLDQRNAEESLRLWSEFLNHERSTLDS; encoded by the coding sequence GTGAACGTGAAGGAAATGTGCATAGCAGTCCCAGCCCGCATACTAGAAAAGAAAGGAGAACTTGCAAAGGTTGACTTCGGCGGCGTGACTAGAGAAATAAATATTTCACTTGTCGACGTGAACGTGGGCGAGTACGTAATAGTTCATGCAGGGTTCGCCATACAGGTGCTCGACCAAAGAAATGCGGAGGAATCCCTCAGGCTTTGGAGTGAATTCTTGAATCATGAGAGGTCTACACTTGACAGTTGA
- a CDS encoding hydrogenase maturation protease yields the protein MRTLILGLGNPILGDDGIGIYTAKVLRDRLKGVAEVDVKELSVGGLRIFEEIIGYDRVILIDAIITGRGAAGEVYRFTPKDFDNTLHLSSPHDINFTTALELGRVYAQEETPKEVVIYAIEVKENLTFTEDLSAEVRAGGLRVAEMILEELKKPIYANRGG from the coding sequence TTGAGAACTTTAATTCTAGGGTTAGGGAATCCGATACTAGGTGACGACGGTATAGGAATATACACAGCTAAGGTTCTAAGGGATAGACTGAAAGGTGTGGCGGAGGTCGACGTCAAAGAGCTCAGCGTCGGTGGGCTTCGGATTTTTGAGGAGATAATAGGCTACGATAGGGTTATTCTAATAGACGCCATCATTACTGGGCGCGGAGCTGCCGGCGAAGTCTATAGGTTTACCCCTAAAGACTTTGATAACACTTTACACCTATCGTCGCCTCACGACATTAACTTCACCACAGCACTGGAGCTTGGGCGTGTGTATGCTCAAGAAGAGACGCCTAAGGAAGTAGTGATCTACGCCATCGAGGTAAAGGAAAACCTTACCTTCACCGAGGATTTAAGTGCTGAGGTGAGAGCTGGGGGGCTTAGGGTTGCAGAAATGATTTTAGAGGAGTTGAAAAAGCCTATTTACGCCAACCGGGGTGGTTGA
- a CDS encoding molybdenum cofactor guanylyltransferase — translation MSRLRRGAIILAGGNSVRMGWTDKALVNLGSKPLLAHIVQRVADIVDAVTVVISKEGEIDRYKTVLPGEVEVVKDTISECGPVAGILTGAEASEADYTVVLPCDAPFVEPRVIGYLFESALGADAAVPRWPSGYIEPLHSVYRVKALRRAGKVAFKGSNPPVRILIEGIGKVIYVPTRELRRFDSELLTFFNINTITDLEAARKMYMMLKSHR, via the coding sequence ATGTCTAGGCTGAGGAGGGGCGCCATAATCCTAGCTGGAGGGAACAGCGTTAGGATGGGGTGGACAGATAAAGCCTTAGTAAACCTTGGGTCTAAGCCTCTGCTAGCCCACATCGTGCAAAGGGTTGCAGATATCGTAGACGCTGTCACGGTCGTAATAAGCAAAGAAGGTGAAATCGACCGTTATAAGACGGTTTTACCGGGAGAAGTAGAGGTGGTTAAGGATACCATCTCAGAGTGCGGACCCGTAGCGGGCATACTCACTGGGGCTGAGGCGTCAGAGGCTGACTACACGGTTGTCCTTCCATGTGACGCCCCTTTCGTAGAGCCGAGGGTAATTGGTTATCTCTTCGAGAGCGCCTTGGGGGCAGATGCCGCTGTACCGCGTTGGCCCAGCGGGTACATCGAACCTCTCCACTCGGTCTACAGGGTTAAGGCCCTTCGCAGGGCTGGTAAGGTTGCGTTCAAGGGTTCAAACCCTCCGGTCAGGATCCTAATCGAGGGGATAGGTAAGGTGATCTATGTGCCCACCCGCGAGCTTAGACGGTTTGACTCTGAACTCCTAACATTCTTCAATATAAACACAATAACGGATTTGGAGGCTGCACGGAAGATGTATATGATGTTGAAAAGCCACAGGTAA
- the hypF gene encoding carbamoyltransferase HypF, protein MRAEVIVKGIVQGVGFRPFVYRIAVRRGLVGYVRNRGDAGVEITVEGDEENVKGFIGDLKSKKPPLAEIHELAVDFGADRGDFTDFTILGSVEGGTSPGSVIPPDVAVCEECLREMRNPGDRRHDYFFITCVDCGPRYTAIKKLPYDRPNTTLNVFPLCPDCRREYEDPSDRRFHAQTIACPRCGPRAYLAAKDGKPIPSADPIREAGRLIEEGNILAVKGNGGFHIATSTTRPEPIARLRSIKYRSKKPLAIMARDLEAVRSFAEVSHEEAEILLSYIRPIVLLKKRRDFYLDNGIAPGLHNIGVMLPYTGLHYMLFDRVREPAFVMTSANLPDEPMIVDNSDAVRKLGAAVDYLLLHDREIAQRCDDSVLRVNLGKPCLIRRSRGYTPTPIQLEKPADRCTLAVGAELNVTSCILLGRKAFITQHIGDVEKLESLKFLRSTTGHLLELTGAKVEVVACDLHPSFASTSYAMRLGESLGCDVVQVQHHEAHAASLLGEGGLDEMVAVVCDGVGYGSDGNPWGGEVFHVGKGVLRRLGHLQEQPMPGGDRATRYPLRMVAGMLAGVDGFEDWLYSKADCFPYGVREVELILRQLEKGKIPKTTSCGRVLDAVSALLGVCYERTYDGEPAVKLESTAVGGKNSLHLKPKINSGVVDTSHLLRSIFENIGKHSLSDLAYSAQTYIAEAMAELAIYEAKRLGVKFIGLSGGVAYNEQIALTIKMAVEGAGLRFVTNLKVPPGDGGVSFGQAVAVGCGYLVK, encoded by the coding sequence TTGAGGGCTGAGGTCATAGTCAAAGGGATCGTTCAGGGCGTCGGCTTCCGCCCCTTCGTCTACCGCATAGCGGTGAGGAGAGGCTTAGTCGGCTACGTACGGAACCGTGGAGATGCGGGAGTCGAAATTACCGTTGAAGGCGATGAGGAAAATGTTAAAGGTTTCATCGGCGACCTAAAGTCCAAAAAGCCTCCCTTAGCTGAGATCCACGAGTTGGCAGTAGACTTCGGCGCGGATAGGGGAGACTTCACAGACTTCACGATCCTAGGGAGTGTGGAGGGGGGTACATCACCAGGCTCAGTAATACCGCCTGATGTGGCAGTATGTGAAGAGTGTCTGAGGGAGATGAGGAACCCAGGTGACAGGCGCCACGACTACTTCTTCATAACCTGCGTTGACTGCGGCCCAAGGTACACCGCCATCAAAAAGCTGCCCTACGATAGGCCCAACACCACCCTAAACGTCTTCCCCCTCTGCCCCGACTGCCGGAGGGAGTATGAGGATCCTTCAGACCGTAGGTTCCACGCCCAGACCATAGCTTGCCCTAGGTGTGGTCCGAGGGCATACCTTGCCGCCAAAGATGGCAAGCCTATCCCCTCAGCCGACCCTATAAGGGAGGCAGGCCGGCTGATAGAGGAAGGCAACATTTTAGCGGTAAAGGGTAATGGTGGTTTTCACATAGCCACCTCGACTACGCGGCCCGAGCCTATAGCACGGTTGAGGAGTATAAAGTATCGTTCAAAGAAACCTCTAGCCATAATGGCGAGAGATCTGGAAGCTGTGAGGAGCTTCGCTGAGGTTAGCCATGAGGAAGCTGAAATTTTGCTGTCCTATATCCGGCCCATCGTACTCTTGAAGAAGCGGAGGGATTTCTACCTCGATAATGGGATAGCACCAGGGCTTCACAACATTGGAGTCATGTTACCTTACACCGGGCTCCACTACATGCTCTTCGACCGGGTGAGAGAGCCAGCCTTCGTCATGACGAGCGCCAACCTGCCAGATGAGCCCATGATAGTGGATAACTCAGATGCGGTGAGGAAGCTGGGTGCAGCAGTCGACTACTTACTCCTACACGATAGGGAGATAGCCCAACGGTGCGATGACTCCGTACTGCGGGTCAATCTAGGTAAACCATGCCTAATACGCCGCTCACGAGGCTACACTCCAACACCTATCCAACTGGAGAAACCGGCTGACCGCTGTACACTGGCTGTAGGGGCTGAATTGAATGTGACCTCCTGTATACTCTTAGGGCGTAAAGCCTTCATTACCCAACACATAGGAGACGTAGAAAAGTTGGAGTCCCTCAAATTCCTCAGAAGCACGACCGGCCACCTCCTAGAGTTGACTGGAGCTAAGGTTGAGGTTGTGGCATGTGACCTTCACCCAAGCTTCGCCTCAACAAGTTACGCTATGAGGCTGGGGGAGAGTCTAGGCTGCGATGTAGTCCAGGTGCAACATCATGAAGCCCACGCAGCGTCTCTACTCGGAGAGGGTGGACTAGACGAGATGGTCGCGGTAGTGTGTGACGGCGTCGGCTACGGCTCTGACGGTAACCCTTGGGGTGGCGAGGTATTTCACGTCGGCAAGGGGGTCCTAAGGCGTCTAGGCCACCTCCAAGAGCAGCCTATGCCCGGGGGCGATAGGGCTACGCGTTATCCACTCAGGATGGTGGCTGGGATGCTGGCAGGAGTTGATGGGTTTGAGGACTGGTTGTACTCCAAGGCAGACTGCTTCCCTTACGGTGTTAGAGAAGTGGAGCTTATCCTCAGACAACTCGAAAAGGGTAAGATTCCTAAGACTACAAGTTGCGGGCGTGTTCTAGACGCGGTCTCAGCCTTACTTGGAGTCTGCTACGAGCGAACCTATGATGGAGAGCCTGCGGTGAAGTTGGAGTCCACCGCCGTAGGTGGGAAGAACTCTTTACACCTGAAGCCCAAGATAAACAGCGGAGTTGTAGATACATCACATCTCCTCCGGAGCATCTTTGAGAACATTGGGAAACATTCACTCTCAGATCTGGCCTACTCAGCCCAGACCTATATCGCTGAGGCGATGGCGGAGCTGGCCATATATGAAGCTAAGCGTTTAGGTGTAAAGTTTATCGGTCTTTCGGGTGGCGTAGCCTACAACGAGCAAATCGCCTTAACCATTAAGATGGCTGTGGAAGGGGCTGGGCTTCGCTTCGTCACCAACCTCAAAGTTCCGCCAGGCGATGGGGGCGTTTCGTTCGGTCAAGCTGTAGCTGTGGGTTGTGGGTACTTAGTGAAGTAG
- the hypE gene encoding hydrogenase expression/formation protein HypE yields the protein MKTITLAHGAGGSITQRLIKEYIVRYLGGSKAEVPLEALDDAAVIEGIVLKSDSYTVKPLFFPGGDIGKLAVAGTVNDIAVMGAQPLALAAGFIFEEGFPISNFETILRSMKETCLDAGVHIITGDTKVVEKGALDQLLINTSGIGKRSTAMERNIEEVKKYRSFEGSWLLDSNLRRGDRVILSGPVGDHGLAILSSREGYSFEGGITSDVTPLNKVVDRLLEVGGIVCMKDVTRGGLSNALNEWSEKSKIGILVQEDRIPVNQNVQAACEMLGISPLEVGNEGKLVIGVVQEKAEDVLATLRQTKEGRNAQIIGAATNEFGGVVVETSVGGRRILPPPAGDPIPRIC from the coding sequence TTGAAGACTATCACATTAGCTCACGGTGCTGGTGGCAGCATCACGCAGAGGCTTATAAAAGAGTACATAGTAAGGTATCTAGGCGGCAGCAAAGCCGAGGTACCATTGGAGGCACTTGACGACGCCGCCGTAATTGAGGGTATAGTTCTAAAGTCGGACAGCTACACCGTGAAACCGCTTTTCTTCCCAGGTGGCGATATTGGAAAGCTAGCAGTTGCGGGTACGGTTAATGATATAGCTGTGATGGGTGCCCAGCCGCTGGCGCTAGCCGCTGGATTCATCTTCGAGGAAGGCTTTCCCATCTCAAACTTCGAGACTATTCTCAGAAGCATGAAAGAAACCTGTCTCGATGCTGGCGTCCATATCATCACCGGCGATACGAAGGTTGTGGAGAAGGGGGCACTTGATCAGCTCTTAATAAACACCTCTGGAATAGGGAAGCGTAGCACAGCAATGGAGAGGAATATTGAAGAGGTGAAGAAGTACCGCTCCTTTGAGGGAAGCTGGCTTTTAGATTCAAACCTGAGGAGAGGCGATAGGGTGATACTCAGCGGCCCCGTGGGGGATCACGGGTTGGCAATTCTGTCATCTAGGGAAGGGTACAGTTTCGAGGGCGGCATCACATCAGATGTTACTCCCCTAAACAAGGTTGTGGATAGGCTACTGGAGGTGGGTGGAATTGTGTGCATGAAGGATGTTACGAGGGGCGGTTTATCTAATGCTCTCAATGAGTGGAGTGAGAAATCTAAAATTGGCATACTCGTTCAAGAGGACCGTATACCCGTTAACCAGAATGTTCAGGCAGCGTGCGAGATGCTGGGGATAAGCCCCCTCGAGGTGGGTAATGAAGGCAAACTAGTTATTGGAGTAGTACAAGAGAAGGCTGAGGATGTACTGGCTACTTTAAGGCAGACTAAGGAGGGAAGAAACGCCCAGATAATAGGGGCGGCCACAAACGAATTTGGTGGGGTAGTGGTTGAGACGAGCGTGGGGGGGAGAAGGATACTGCCTCCGCCGGCTGGGGACCCCATCCCACGGATATGTTGA
- the hypD gene encoding hydrogenase formation protein HypD — MSFCMESLRLYRDKSIVDKLRKAIWEIMPEREIRIVHVCGTHEQTIARYGLRSLLPQRLEVRAGPGCPVCCVPAHDVDEAIKIATEHKNSILTTFGDMLRVPGTNMSLWDARAAGGDVRIVYSISDAVELARRNPKREVVFFAVGFETTAPTTAYEILNAPSNFSVLVSHRLIPPIMELLLGLGETYFEGFIAPGHVATIIGVKPFRIFPETYRMPTVVAGFEPLDVLAGVRMLLEQITGMRPLDVLNEYTRSVTEDGNLKAQKLMEEVFEVTSGNWRGIGRVPNSALKLREEHRSHDARLRFNVKVEGARDIHPDCSCHLVLTGRLKPTDCPLFGEICTPERPYGPCMVSTEGTCYIWQHYGEPKKIIEK, encoded by the coding sequence GTGTCTTTTTGCATGGAATCTTTGAGGTTGTACAGGGACAAGAGCATAGTGGATAAGCTCCGTAAAGCGATCTGGGAGATTATGCCTGAAAGAGAAATTCGAATAGTCCACGTGTGCGGAACCCACGAACAGACGATAGCACGTTACGGTCTCAGAAGCCTTCTACCCCAAAGGCTGGAAGTAAGAGCAGGCCCTGGCTGCCCGGTCTGTTGTGTACCAGCACACGACGTCGACGAAGCCATAAAGATAGCTACAGAGCATAAAAATTCAATTCTAACAACCTTCGGGGACATGCTAAGGGTTCCAGGCACAAACATGTCCCTCTGGGATGCGAGAGCCGCCGGTGGAGACGTTAGGATTGTCTACAGCATTAGTGATGCAGTAGAGCTCGCGAGGAGGAACCCGAAGAGAGAGGTGGTTTTCTTCGCAGTTGGCTTTGAGACCACAGCCCCAACTACGGCTTACGAGATATTAAATGCGCCGAGCAACTTTAGCGTCCTAGTCTCCCATCGGCTGATACCGCCCATAATGGAGCTGCTGCTAGGCTTGGGGGAGACCTACTTTGAAGGCTTTATAGCCCCTGGCCACGTGGCTACCATAATCGGCGTGAAACCGTTCAGAATCTTCCCCGAAACCTACCGTATGCCTACTGTAGTAGCAGGTTTCGAACCGTTGGATGTCCTAGCGGGCGTGAGGATGTTGCTTGAGCAGATCACCGGTATGAGACCACTTGATGTGTTGAATGAGTACACCCGCTCAGTTACGGAAGATGGCAATCTCAAAGCTCAAAAATTAATGGAGGAGGTATTTGAGGTTACCAGCGGTAACTGGAGGGGGATAGGTCGCGTCCCCAACTCTGCATTGAAACTGAGGGAAGAGCACCGAAGCCATGATGCCCGCCTGAGATTCAATGTCAAGGTCGAAGGGGCTAGGGATATCCATCCAGACTGTAGCTGCCATTTAGTATTGACGGGAAGACTGAAGCCGACTGACTGCCCCCTATTCGGGGAGATATGCACACCGGAAAGACCCTACGGCCCCTGCATGGTTTCAACTGAAGGCACATGCTACATCTGGCAACACTACGGAGAGCCCAAAAAAATTATTGAAAAGTGA
- a CDS encoding zinc metalloprotease HtpX codes for MGLIRLRLTMLGTVALIVAVSTLFFTVLLSSVGASLLFIVPIIIIFNILQWLFAPKMINAMYRVEEIPRSRNPLLHETVEELSRKVGIKKPKLMMANISVPNAFAYGSPLTGNMVAVTRGLLDTLEYEEVEAVLGHEIGHLKHRDVQVMMFVSVLPAIFYYIAYSMMLSAWLGGYSGRRNGVGGAMLIGLVAMAFYWILSLTVLGLSRQREYYADRRSVMIVEDGARKLSEGLAKIVTYTGRMKLRSHQEVGRFNAFRTLFIADPERSDHDSAALLRSRGATSDQMLVSELLSRKVTTADRVLELFTTHPNIVKRLRVLEQLRRA; via the coding sequence ATGGGTCTGATACGGCTTCGTCTCACTATGCTCGGTACAGTGGCGCTCATAGTCGCCGTGTCAACCCTATTCTTCACAGTCCTCCTCAGCTCCGTGGGAGCTAGCCTACTCTTCATAGTTCCCATTATAATCATATTCAACATCCTACAGTGGCTATTCGCCCCCAAAATGATAAACGCAATGTATAGAGTGGAAGAGATCCCACGCTCTAGGAATCCTTTACTTCACGAGACCGTCGAAGAACTTAGCCGAAAGGTCGGCATAAAGAAGCCGAAGTTGATGATGGCAAACATCTCCGTCCCCAATGCTTTCGCCTACGGCTCACCTCTCACTGGGAATATGGTGGCAGTAACTAGGGGGCTGCTTGACACTCTCGAGTACGAGGAGGTGGAGGCGGTACTAGGCCACGAGATCGGCCATCTAAAGCATCGGGATGTTCAGGTTATGATGTTCGTATCAGTCCTCCCAGCCATATTCTATTACATAGCCTACTCAATGATGCTCTCAGCTTGGTTGGGAGGCTACAGTGGAAGACGGAACGGAGTCGGCGGCGCCATGCTAATAGGTCTAGTTGCGATGGCTTTCTACTGGATACTCTCCCTAACAGTCCTCGGTTTGAGCCGTCAACGCGAGTACTATGCTGACAGGCGGAGTGTAATGATAGTAGAGGACGGTGCAAGAAAGCTCTCTGAAGGCTTAGCGAAGATAGTAACTTACACAGGCCGGATGAAGCTTAGATCACACCAAGAAGTTGGCAGGTTCAACGCGTTTAGAACCCTCTTCATCGCAGACCCTGAGAGGTCAGACCATGACTCGGCAGCACTTCTAAGGAGCCGTGGAGCCACCTCTGACCAGATGCTTGTGAGCGAGCTACTCTCGAGGAAGGTAACTACGGCCGATAGGGTGCTAGAGCTGTTTACTACACACCCAAACATTGTGAAGCGGTTAAGAGTCTTAGAACAACTAAGGAGAGCCTAA
- a CDS encoding isochorismatase family cysteine hydrolase, which yields MVEAVLVIDMARDFVTGRLKAERSSRIIPKLKMLLEAARRSGRPVIYVNDAHLPLDSELSIWGEHSMAGSEEAKVIDELKPQNKDYILGKRTYSAFYETGLDPLLRQLGVDTVVLTGLHTNICVRHTAADALFRGYKIIVPEDCVDASTEREHVEGLEYLKRIYGAELVSSRELAGRWLRDY from the coding sequence ATGGTTGAAGCCGTATTAGTGATAGATATGGCGAGGGATTTCGTGACTGGTAGACTTAAGGCTGAGAGGAGCTCGAGGATAATTCCGAAGCTCAAGATGCTGCTAGAAGCTGCCAGGCGGAGTGGGCGACCCGTAATCTACGTGAACGATGCACATCTACCACTAGACAGTGAACTCTCCATCTGGGGAGAACACTCCATGGCTGGAAGCGAAGAGGCTAAAGTAATCGACGAACTGAAACCACAAAATAAAGATTACATTCTAGGCAAGCGAACATACAGTGCATTCTACGAGACGGGCCTCGATCCACTTTTAAGGCAGCTTGGCGTGGATACAGTGGTGTTAACTGGGCTCCATACAAATATCTGCGTAAGACATACGGCTGCTGACGCCCTCTTCAGGGGCTACAAAATAATTGTACCTGAAGATTGCGTGGATGCCTCCACCGAGAGAGAACACGTAGAGGGTCTAGAATACTTAAAGAGGATCTACGGTGCCGAGCTGGTCAGTTCTAGGGAACTAGCGGGGCGATGGCTCAGAGACTATTGA
- a CDS encoding BsaWI family type II restriction enzyme, with protein sequence MLTLPLKMSNTQNTVWGDLDLVAVEGEIPITIISCKTSLHGRLTETLFWSLLFRMLTRTKIVLATPDAGAGRPEELRSEWGTEENPSKDRLLAESYLDGVYVENVPEFCKLQEPTALGGVIRPLNELPDDIKRWAEEISRFIRGRNSF encoded by the coding sequence ATGCTTACTCTCCCCCTCAAAATGTCCAATACTCAGAATACTGTTTGGGGAGATCTTGACCTTGTGGCTGTCGAAGGAGAAATTCCAATAACTATTATAAGCTGTAAGACCAGCTTACACGGCCGCCTTACTGAGACCTTGTTCTGGAGCCTATTGTTTAGGATGCTTACCCGAACAAAGATCGTGCTAGCAACACCTGACGCTGGAGCTGGAAGACCTGAGGAGTTAAGGTCTGAATGGGGAACAGAGGAGAATCCCAGTAAGGATCGTTTGCTTGCGGAATCGTATCTGGACGGCGTTTATGTAGAGAATGTGCCGGAGTTTTGTAAGCTTCAGGAACCTACAGCTTTGGGCGGCGTAATTAGACCTTTAAACGAGCTACCAGATGACATTAAAAGGTGGGCTGAGGAAATTTCAAGATTTATCCGCGGAAGAAACAGTTTTTAA
- a CDS encoding site-specific DNA-methyltransferase yields the protein MTEPYFKSNSILIYCDDILTTTAIKENSVDLIVTSPPYDVDIKYENYNDNIPYDEYLEFTEKWLARCYNFSKPDGRLCLNIPLDKNKGGQQSVCADITVKAKEAGWNYHSTIIWNEQNISRRTAWGSWLSASAPYVIAPVEVIVVLYKKRWEKLNKGKSDITRDEFIEWTNGVWNFGGENRSKIGHPAPFPLELPRRCIKLFSFVGDTVFDPFLGSGTTLLACLETNRIGIGVEINRNYCELAIRRLKEHGIFQEKLEKMLKTVSSADKS from the coding sequence GTGACAGAGCCCTACTTTAAAAGTAACTCGATACTCATCTACTGTGACGATATTCTGACAACAACCGCCATTAAAGAAAATAGTGTAGATCTCATCGTGACATCTCCACCTTATGATGTGGATATTAAATATGAGAATTATAACGATAACATCCCCTATGACGAGTATTTGGAATTTACTGAGAAGTGGTTGGCTAGATGTTATAATTTTTCCAAGCCAGATGGAAGATTATGCTTGAATATTCCTTTAGACAAGAATAAAGGCGGCCAACAGAGCGTTTGTGCTGATATCACGGTTAAGGCGAAGGAGGCTGGATGGAATTACCATTCTACTATCATATGGAACGAGCAAAACATTTCAAGAAGGACTGCGTGGGGTTCATGGTTAAGCGCATCCGCACCATATGTTATAGCCCCTGTTGAAGTCATCGTGGTACTCTACAAGAAGAGGTGGGAGAAGCTAAATAAAGGGAAGTCTGACATAACTAGAGATGAGTTTATTGAATGGACTAATGGTGTGTGGAACTTCGGTGGTGAAAATAGAAGTAAAATAGGCCACCCGGCGCCATTTCCCCTAGAACTTCCAAGAAGATGTATAAAATTGTTTAGTTTTGTTGGAGATACGGTGTTTGATCCCTTTCTAGGCAGCGGGACAACTCTGCTTGCATGCCTCGAAACCAATAGGATTGGGATTGGTGTAGAAATCAATAGAAACTATTGCGAGTTAGCAATAAGAAGGCTAAAAGAACATGGTATTTTCCAAGAAAAGCTAGAGAAAATGTTAAAAACTGTTTCTTCCGCGGATAAATCTTGA